One window of Dehalobacterium formicoaceticum genomic DNA carries:
- a CDS encoding radical SAM protein — protein MDLSSKLKYLGVKTVYSYIDHDPQKNLPKILDWLENHDEKNAVTTPVRAVRAAVTDPDNNWSQLLYSLWSDVNHKQRKLLFNNGIINGTLLGSPVRKEFEEKYECSIPWAILMDPTSSCNLHCTGCWAAEYGDKMNLTFEEMDDIIRQGKEHGTYVYIYSGGEPLVRKKDLIRLCEKHDDCAFLAFTNGTLIDEEFADEMVRVGNFVPAISVEGFEESTDSRRGQGTYHKVISVMERLKAKKLLFGISCCCTNTNTEVIISDEFFDAMVDMGAKFMWLFTYMPIGADAVPELLVTAEQREYTFRQVRKFRSEKAIFTMDFWNDGEYVNGCIAGGRCYMHINANGDIEPCAFIHYSDSNIKDKSLIEAYQSPLFQAYRKNQPFNSNLLRPCPVLDNPGRLTEMVEGSNAYSTDMASPEKAVDYCDKCVHAAERWAPVADRLWDERQEIRTGKDN, from the coding sequence ATGGATCTATCGTCTAAACTAAAATATCTAGGTGTAAAAACTGTCTACAGTTATATCGATCACGATCCGCAGAAAAACCTTCCCAAAATTCTTGATTGGTTAGAAAATCATGATGAAAAAAATGCTGTCACAACTCCGGTAAGAGCAGTGCGCGCGGCAGTCACCGATCCTGATAATAACTGGTCTCAGCTCCTTTATAGCTTGTGGTCGGATGTTAACCACAAACAGCGTAAACTCCTGTTTAATAATGGCATCATTAACGGCACTCTCCTGGGATCCCCTGTACGAAAGGAATTTGAGGAAAAATACGAATGTAGTATTCCCTGGGCAATTCTCATGGATCCTACTTCATCATGCAATTTGCATTGTACTGGGTGCTGGGCGGCAGAATACGGCGACAAAATGAATTTGACCTTTGAAGAGATGGACGATATTATTCGCCAAGGCAAGGAACACGGTACTTATGTTTATATTTATTCCGGCGGTGAACCCCTTGTCCGGAAGAAAGATCTGATCCGTTTGTGTGAAAAGCACGATGATTGTGCTTTTCTTGCTTTTACTAACGGAACTCTGATTGATGAGGAGTTTGCGGATGAAATGGTGCGTGTGGGCAATTTCGTTCCCGCCATCAGCGTCGAAGGCTTTGAAGAGAGTACAGATTCCCGCCGTGGTCAAGGCACTTATCATAAGGTTATTTCCGTTATGGAAAGACTGAAAGCAAAGAAGCTTCTTTTTGGTATTTCTTGTTGCTGTACCAACACAAATACGGAAGTGATCATAAGCGATGAATTCTTCGATGCCATGGTTGACATGGGGGCGAAGTTCATGTGGCTCTTTACCTACATGCCCATTGGTGCGGATGCAGTACCGGAACTGCTTGTCACTGCCGAACAGCGTGAATATACGTTTCGGCAGGTGCGTAAATTCCGCAGTGAGAAAGCCATCTTCACCATGGATTTTTGGAATGACGGGGAATATGTCAACGGCTGTATTGCCGGAGGAAGATGTTATATGCATATTAATGCCAATGGGGATATCGAGCCTTGCGCATTTATCCATTACTCTGATTCTAATATCAAGGATAAGTCCCTGATTGAAGCCTACCAATCACCCTTATTCCAGGCATATCGGAAAAACCAGCCCTTTAACTCCAATTTGCTCCGTCCCTGCCCGGTGTTGGATAATCCTGGACGGCTGACAGAGATGGTGGAGGGCAGCAATGCTTATTCCACGGATATGGCTTCCCCGGAGAAGGCGGTTGACTATTGTGATAAATGTGTCCATGCGGCCGAAAGATGGGCTCCTGTAGCAGACAGACTATGGGATGAACGTCAAGAAATTAGGACTGGTAAAGATAATTGA
- the metK gene encoding methionine adenosyltransferase, which translates to MTRSYFTSESVTSGHPDKLCDKIADSILDEILRQDPLGHVACEVTATSNKLHIMGEITARSSVNYDAVARKVIADIGYTDDDSGFNADTCKITVDIHEQSPDIARGVNKTEPLDGGAGDQGMMFGYACRETEYLMPYPIEMAHKLAHRLETVRKSGVLPYLRPDGKTQVTVEYEDGKPKRISSVIIAAQHRDDVTIDQLRDDITKHVILSVLPEEMIDSWTDFYINPTGRFVLGGPAGDTGLTGRKIIADTYGGYARHGGGSFSGKDGTKVDKSGAYMARYLAKNIVAAGIADRCEVQISYAIGLSEPLSFHIEDFGTGRVAMDKVRDHIIQTVDMRPVAIIRKFELYRPIYARLSCYGHFGENAKDMPWEICDMTDQLKHNEC; encoded by the coding sequence ATGACGCGTTCATATTTTACTTCAGAGTCCGTGACCAGTGGACATCCTGATAAATTGTGTGACAAAATTGCTGACAGCATACTGGATGAGATTTTGCGCCAGGATCCCTTGGGACATGTCGCCTGTGAGGTTACAGCGACATCTAATAAACTGCACATTATGGGGGAGATCACCGCAAGATCATCTGTCAACTATGATGCTGTGGCAAGAAAAGTTATCGCAGATATCGGTTACACCGATGATGATTCGGGTTTTAATGCGGATACGTGTAAGATTACGGTGGATATCCACGAGCAGTCCCCTGATATTGCCCGGGGCGTTAATAAAACAGAACCCTTGGATGGAGGGGCAGGGGATCAAGGCATGATGTTTGGATATGCATGCCGGGAAACGGAATATCTGATGCCTTATCCCATTGAGATGGCTCACAAGCTGGCACACCGCCTGGAGACAGTGCGAAAATCAGGGGTATTGCCCTATTTGCGTCCTGACGGCAAGACCCAGGTGACGGTGGAATATGAAGACGGTAAGCCAAAACGGATTTCATCAGTCATCATCGCGGCACAGCACCGTGACGATGTTACAATAGATCAATTACGTGACGATATTACAAAACACGTGATCCTATCGGTTTTACCTGAGGAAATGATCGATAGCTGGACAGATTTTTATATTAATCCCACGGGAAGATTTGTCCTGGGAGGTCCTGCCGGAGATACAGGTCTCACGGGCAGAAAGATTATTGCCGATACTTACGGCGGATATGCCAGGCATGGCGGAGGCTCTTTCTCTGGTAAAGACGGGACAAAAGTCGATAAAAGTGGTGCATATATGGCAAGATATTTGGCCAAGAATATTGTGGCTGCCGGAATCGCAGACAGATGTGAGGTGCAAATAAGTTATGCTATCGGACTCTCCGAGCCGCTCTCTTTCCATATTGAAGATTTTGGGACGGGAAGGGTTGCTATGGACAAGGTGCGTGATCATATCATTCAGACTGTGGATATGCGGCCGGTGGCAATTATCCGAAAATTCGAGCTTTACCGCCCTATTTATGCCAGGTTATCCTGTTATGGCCATTTTGGGGAGAATGCAAAAGACATGCCCTGGGAGATATGTGATATGACGGATCAGTTAAAGCATAACGAGTGTTGA
- a CDS encoding sigma-54 interaction domain-containing protein, whose amino-acid sequence MRPIPDACSVAYQRKVRQEKSAFLNHQNIDADLFSPEILHSWKICKNLNLDPVNIPEIKSSNKRLTIENINPFKKYILSIFHTFHRQLSDTLTQLNAAMLFLDHNLQVYHKEGNPELLTELKKKNIAFGASFAEEEAGTNSAALTKKTQKCCWVIGQQHYKDVLSDYVSYTHNPITTITESQEYTLIIIPYSKFNSAVMSIFEYISESYCQLTNFQTLPQVTLTTNVLEHYLNQNHAICIITDSNEDIIFTNQYFYQLFGKRTSQTIGTKLKDLLPEVTPYISNQSTSVKSKGIIFNSLKENSKAFLIDYDPIYIGGTKLGNVVILTEKNHMAKQINKINNSGTYFTVDNIIGNSPEMLQIKEVTVRSAKTDSNVLITGESGTGKEMIAQSLHNASDRRNQPFISVNCAAIPKELIESELFGYSEGAFTGAKKSGSPGKFELADQGSLFLDEIGEMPLNMQTVLLRVLENRKITRLGGTTPINVDIRLITATNCNLWDLVNQKLFRMDLYFRLNVVNIQTLPLRRLTSDLPLLIQHFLNSLSSQYDKNIPAISDEVLHFFRQYSWPGNIRELRNVLERITIFNDSRLITMEDIPPDLFNRMNDNILTEQPNKFQHFNTQQSFDNYAEYEKHQILNLLAKYRGNKTSVAKELGISRRTLYTKIKKYNI is encoded by the coding sequence ATGAGGCCAATTCCTGATGCTTGCTCTGTTGCTTATCAACGAAAAGTTCGGCAAGAAAAAAGTGCTTTTCTTAATCATCAAAATATTGATGCCGATTTATTTAGCCCCGAAATACTACATTCCTGGAAAATTTGTAAAAATCTTAATTTAGATCCAGTTAACATTCCAGAAATTAAGTCGAGCAACAAAAGGTTAACCATAGAAAATATTAATCCCTTCAAAAAGTATATTCTTAGCATATTTCATACATTTCATCGACAATTGTCTGACACGCTTACGCAACTTAATGCTGCAATGTTATTCCTTGACCACAATTTGCAGGTTTATCACAAAGAAGGAAACCCAGAGCTATTAACAGAACTTAAAAAAAAGAATATTGCTTTTGGAGCAAGTTTTGCAGAAGAAGAGGCTGGCACCAATTCTGCGGCTTTAACCAAAAAAACTCAAAAATGCTGCTGGGTTATAGGCCAGCAGCATTATAAAGATGTGCTTTCAGATTATGTTTCTTATACACATAACCCTATTACAACGATAACAGAATCTCAAGAATATACCTTAATAATAATACCTTATTCAAAATTCAATAGTGCTGTGATGTCAATCTTCGAATATATAAGCGAATCCTATTGTCAATTAACAAATTTTCAAACGTTACCTCAAGTTACCCTAACAACCAATGTGTTAGAGCACTACTTGAATCAAAATCATGCCATATGTATTATTACTGACTCCAACGAAGATATCATTTTTACAAATCAATATTTCTATCAGCTTTTCGGAAAAAGAACATCTCAGACGATTGGCACAAAACTTAAAGACTTACTTCCCGAAGTAACTCCTTATATCTCAAATCAATCAACTAGTGTTAAATCAAAAGGAATTATATTCAATTCTTTAAAGGAAAATTCAAAGGCTTTCTTGATTGATTATGATCCAATCTACATTGGCGGCACAAAATTAGGTAATGTTGTTATTCTGACTGAAAAAAACCATATGGCTAAGCAAATAAATAAAATCAACAATTCCGGCACATATTTTACCGTCGATAATATTATTGGCAATTCACCTGAGATGCTTCAAATAAAAGAAGTCACAGTGCGTTCAGCAAAAACAGACAGTAATGTATTGATTACGGGAGAGAGCGGAACAGGAAAAGAAATGATTGCTCAATCTCTACACAATGCCAGTGACCGTAGAAATCAACCCTTTATTTCAGTTAACTGCGCAGCAATCCCTAAGGAATTAATTGAAAGTGAACTATTTGGTTATTCGGAAGGTGCCTTTACAGGTGCAAAAAAGAGCGGTTCTCCTGGAAAATTCGAGCTCGCTGATCAAGGGAGTCTATTTCTTGACGAAATCGGTGAAATGCCGCTAAATATGCAAACAGTCCTTCTCCGAGTTCTTGAAAATCGGAAGATCACTCGTTTAGGAGGAACAACACCAATTAACGTCGACATCAGACTTATTACTGCAACAAACTGTAACCTATGGGATCTTGTGAACCAAAAATTGTTCCGTATGGATTTATATTTCAGGCTTAATGTAGTAAATATTCAAACCTTACCTTTAAGAAGATTAACCAGTGATTTACCCTTGCTCATCCAGCATTTCCTAAATAGCCTTTCATCTCAATATGATAAAAACATCCCTGCCATTTCTGATGAAGTACTTCACTTTTTTAGACAATATTCATGGCCAGGTAATATTCGAGAATTGCGAAACGTTCTTGAAAGAATCACCATTTTCAACGACTCCCGCTTAATAACCATGGAGGATATCCCTCCTGATTTATTTAATCGCATGAATGATAATATATTAACCGAGCAACCAAATAAGTTTCAGCATTTCAATACTCAGCAGAGCTTTGACAACTACGCTGAGTATGAAAAGCATCAAATTCTCAATCTTCTAGCAAAATACAGAGGAAATAAGACATCCGTTGCGAAAGAGTTGGGAATATCAAGACGGACGCTCTATACAAAAATAAAGAAGTATAATATATAA
- a CDS encoding acyl-CoA dehydrogenase has protein sequence MDFKKTEEQELLLESLRELLERECPESYVKECDAKHEYPEKFMRALAENGFGLLGVPEEYGGTEVDNVTLMMVAEEMGKSGAPVYLYGTALSVDDILTFGNEEQKKATMEYAKEGKMAFCLGFSEPQAGSDTNAIATTATRKNGKVYINGHKTFTSFAKTTPYMLCMTRDFDVSEPSKAFSMWWVPMNAPGVKIEVLDKIGWNMSATSEVYLDNVEIEEKDLVGKEGHGFIQLMKNFEIERTLMAAMALGQAECAFEDAVKYANQRIAFGQKIGKFQMIQQKIVDMNIKIENMRNYVYKTAWEKDNNISIQLSSAMCKRYCAQASFEVIDDALQILGGLGYTTDHRVSRLWRDNRVGRIGGGTDEIMVHIAGRGILKQYK, from the coding sequence ATCGATTTTAAAAAAACGGAAGAACAAGAACTCTTGTTAGAGAGTTTAAGGGAGTTGTTGGAGAGGGAATGCCCTGAAAGCTATGTTAAAGAATGCGATGCAAAGCATGAATATCCTGAAAAATTTATGAGAGCATTAGCGGAAAATGGATTTGGACTTCTTGGAGTTCCGGAAGAATACGGCGGAACAGAGGTTGATAATGTAACTTTAATGATGGTAGCTGAAGAAATGGGAAAGTCAGGTGCTCCTGTTTATCTTTATGGAACAGCACTTTCAGTAGACGATATCCTCACCTTCGGAAATGAAGAACAGAAAAAAGCAACAATGGAGTACGCTAAAGAGGGGAAAATGGCGTTTTGCCTTGGCTTCAGTGAACCCCAAGCGGGGTCTGATACAAATGCAATTGCTACAACCGCAACTCGTAAAAATGGAAAAGTATATATTAACGGACACAAAACATTTACATCCTTTGCTAAAACCACGCCCTACATGCTTTGTATGACTAGAGATTTTGATGTAAGTGAACCATCCAAAGCGTTTTCAATGTGGTGGGTTCCCATGAATGCCCCTGGAGTAAAAATAGAGGTTTTGGATAAAATCGGCTGGAACATGTCTGCCACCAGTGAGGTGTATCTCGATAATGTTGAGATTGAGGAAAAGGATTTGGTAGGCAAAGAAGGGCATGGATTCATTCAATTGATGAAAAACTTTGAGATCGAACGCACTTTAATGGCAGCAATGGCTCTTGGGCAGGCTGAATGTGCATTTGAGGATGCGGTTAAATATGCTAATCAAAGGATTGCGTTTGGTCAGAAAATCGGTAAGTTCCAGATGATCCAACAAAAGATTGTTGACATGAATATTAAGATTGAAAATATGAGGAACTATGTCTACAAAACAGCATGGGAAAAAGATAATAACATATCGATTCAATTGTCTTCAGCTATGTGTAAACGATATTGTGCCCAGGCCTCTTTTGAAGTGATTGACGATGCTCTACAGATTCTTGGGGGACTAGGTTATACGACCGATCATCGTGTTTCAAGATTATGGCGGGATAACAGGGTTGGACGTATCGGTGGCGGAACAGACGAAATCATGGTTCATATTGCCGGAAGAGGAATTTTAAAACAATATAAATAA
- a CDS encoding acetyl-CoA hydrolase/transferase family protein, which yields MNSIILEPQGFAWEKDYFNKLVSLKEAAAVVKSGDHVAVAQASSAAKQLINALCARKDELEDVEVYGGNFFEPFALLRGEFKGHLNFHTFFMQGYERNFLKEGNIDVSSIPVRELDYWYKDVAKLNVALLEVSPPNKDGYMSVGPAGGQHTPHLVDAATTVIVCVNKQVPFVNGIKGALIPVSEVDYIAEADDPMFSIVYPPASEIELRMGKFIADKIHDGDCIQVGIGGVANAICDCLLDKNDLGLHSEMISDGVMKLFKNGNLTGKRKQIDVGLMPTGGGIGTPELFKWMSDTPELILTPGTYVNDPIVIAQNNNQVSINSAIMIDLTGQLCAENYGYGQFSGIGGHLDFAIGASLSKGGKSFITMPSINKDKKTSVVSSKIVSVLPPGAAVTTPRALAQYIVTEYGIVNLKCRSLSERAKLMISIAHPDFRDQLTQEAKDIGLIK from the coding sequence ATGAATAGTATTATTCTAGAACCACAAGGATTTGCTTGGGAAAAGGATTATTTTAATAAGTTAGTCAGTTTGAAAGAGGCAGCTGCGGTTGTTAAATCGGGGGATCATGTTGCCGTGGCACAAGCTTCAAGCGCTGCAAAGCAATTGATTAATGCTTTATGTGCACGTAAAGATGAATTAGAAGATGTTGAAGTGTATGGCGGCAATTTCTTTGAACCTTTTGCTTTGTTGAGAGGTGAATTTAAAGGCCACCTCAATTTTCATACCTTTTTCATGCAGGGATATGAAAGAAATTTCCTTAAAGAGGGAAATATTGATGTAAGCTCAATTCCTGTAAGAGAGTTAGATTATTGGTACAAAGATGTGGCTAAATTAAATGTAGCCTTACTTGAAGTATCTCCACCAAACAAAGATGGTTACATGTCTGTTGGGCCTGCTGGTGGACAACACACACCTCACTTGGTTGATGCTGCTACTACTGTTATTGTTTGTGTAAATAAACAAGTACCGTTTGTAAACGGAATTAAAGGAGCTCTAATTCCGGTATCAGAAGTTGATTATATTGCTGAAGCAGATGATCCAATGTTTTCGATAGTTTATCCACCGGCTTCAGAAATAGAATTAAGAATGGGCAAATTCATCGCTGATAAAATTCACGATGGAGATTGTATTCAAGTCGGTATTGGTGGGGTCGCCAATGCTATTTGTGATTGTCTATTGGATAAAAATGATCTAGGCCTTCATTCTGAAATGATCAGTGATGGAGTTATGAAGCTCTTCAAAAATGGTAATCTCACGGGCAAAAGAAAGCAAATCGATGTGGGTTTGATGCCAACTGGCGGGGGTATAGGCACACCTGAGTTGTTTAAGTGGATGTCAGACACCCCAGAGTTGATTCTTACTCCAGGCACATATGTCAATGACCCCATAGTTATCGCTCAGAACAATAACCAAGTATCCATTAACTCTGCAATTATGATTGATTTAACCGGTCAGCTGTGTGCTGAGAATTATGGCTACGGACAATTTAGTGGAATTGGTGGTCACCTTGATTTCGCAATAGGGGCAAGCCTATCTAAAGGAGGAAAATCCTTTATTACTATGCCGTCAATAAATAAAGATAAGAAGACCAGTGTTGTTTCTTCAAAGATTGTTTCTGTACTACCACCTGGTGCTGCAGTAACTACACCTCGTGCCTTAGCTCAATATATTGTAACGGAATACGGTATAGTTAACCTGAAATGCAGGAGCCTTTCAGAAAGAGCAAAGTTAATGATAAGTATTGCTCATCCTGACTTCCGGGATCAATTAACCCAGGAAGCCAAAGATATTGGTTTAATTAAGTAA
- a CDS encoding electron transfer flavoprotein, with amino-acid sequence MKIITCYKIVPEEQDIVVKDDRTLSFDRAEWKIGQYDLNAVEAGMKLAEATGGSASALSIGGKELENSKLKKGILSRGPKELFIIADDYLREADTFQTASALAAAIKKMGSFDLILCGEGSSDLYAQQVGPQLGQLLGVTTLNAVSKIIPEGNKLVVERTLEDEVEVLEVTLPAVISVTTDINLPRIPGMKDILAAGKKPVTQWCLADIGTENIDCPTRSISTLAPDQTERKQIILEGEEAVQKLYDAVFK; translated from the coding sequence GTGAAAATTATAACCTGTTATAAAATTGTTCCCGAAGAACAGGATATCGTTGTAAAAGACGATCGCACGCTTTCCTTCGATCGAGCCGAATGGAAAATCGGACAATATGATCTCAATGCTGTAGAAGCTGGCATGAAGCTTGCTGAGGCTACTGGGGGATCTGCATCTGCTTTAAGCATTGGTGGCAAAGAACTAGAAAACTCTAAACTAAAAAAAGGTATACTTTCCCGCGGTCCTAAGGAGTTGTTTATCATTGCTGATGATTATTTGAGAGAAGCCGATACCTTTCAAACAGCTTCAGCTTTGGCAGCAGCGATTAAAAAAATGGGGAGCTTTGACCTGATCTTATGTGGTGAAGGATCTTCAGATCTTTATGCTCAGCAGGTCGGTCCTCAACTGGGTCAGTTATTAGGGGTAACAACCCTGAATGCAGTGAGTAAAATTATCCCTGAGGGGAATAAGCTAGTTGTCGAAAGAACCCTTGAGGATGAAGTGGAAGTATTGGAAGTTACCCTACCAGCTGTGATTTCTGTTACTACCGATATCAACCTTCCACGGATTCCTGGAATGAAAGATATTCTTGCTGCAGGGAAAAAGCCGGTTACTCAGTGGTGCCTTGCTGATATTGGTACAGAGAATATTGATTGTCCTACTCGGTCAATCTCTACCCTTGCTCCTGATCAAACAGAACGAAAACAAATTATTTTGGAAGGTGAAGAAGCTGTTCAAAAACTATACGATGCTGTTTTTAAGTAA
- a CDS encoding electron transfer flavoprotein subunit alpha/FixB family protein yields the protein MGIFQTVFVYADKTEMLAELCAGGKQLGSQVCALVLGPKEEVDKAFSYGADSVYHLGELKDRRIEDYTETIIHLVQKEKPELILIRSSKRAKLIAGRLAAELKTSVLTDVMEFTVDNNELHTKRLVYGGAGLKREYSTSEVVVATVGGGVFEALIEDNSRKGNIVEVDFVQPAHPVRCIEIRKKESESVNLSAAKCVVGVGRGFAKQEDLTLAKDLANLIGAEVGCSRPIAEGENWLPKERYIGVSGAMVKPDVYVAIGISGQIQHMVGANSAKTIVAINKDKAAPIFKQADYGIVGDLYTVLPALIEKIKVSK from the coding sequence ATGGGAATATTCCAGACCGTTTTCGTTTATGCAGATAAAACGGAAATGCTGGCTGAACTTTGCGCTGGTGGAAAACAGCTGGGCAGTCAGGTTTGTGCATTAGTATTAGGGCCTAAGGAAGAAGTAGATAAGGCTTTTTCTTATGGAGCAGATAGTGTCTATCATCTGGGAGAACTTAAAGACCGAAGAATAGAAGACTATACAGAAACAATCATTCATTTGGTGCAAAAGGAAAAACCTGAGCTAATTCTTATTAGATCCAGTAAAAGAGCTAAGTTGATAGCAGGCAGGCTCGCTGCGGAGCTAAAAACAAGTGTGTTGACAGATGTTATGGAATTTACAGTAGATAATAATGAGCTGCACACCAAGCGATTAGTATATGGCGGTGCGGGATTAAAGCGTGAATACTCAACTTCGGAAGTTGTAGTCGCTACTGTAGGCGGAGGAGTATTCGAGGCTCTTATTGAAGATAATTCTCGTAAAGGCAATATTGTGGAGGTTGATTTCGTACAGCCTGCCCACCCGGTCAGATGTATAGAGATACGCAAAAAAGAAAGCGAGAGTGTCAACTTAAGTGCGGCTAAATGTGTTGTTGGTGTCGGTCGTGGGTTTGCTAAACAGGAGGATCTTACACTTGCTAAAGATCTAGCTAACCTCATAGGAGCAGAAGTGGGATGTTCCCGACCAATTGCCGAAGGAGAGAATTGGCTTCCGAAGGAACGGTATATCGGTGTATCTGGGGCCATGGTGAAGCCTGATGTTTATGTTGCAATAGGGATATCGGGTCAAATTCAGCATATGGTCGGAGCTAACTCGGCCAAAACGATAGTTGCAATTAACAAGGACAAAGCGGCTCCTATTTTCAAACAGGCTGATTATGGGATTGTCGGCGATCTCTACACAGTGCTTCCTGCACTGATAGAAAAAATTAAAGTAAGCAAATAA
- a CDS encoding enoyl-CoA hydratase/isomerase family protein, with amino-acid sequence MAIVEKQYESFKIEQQEDNIAIISLNRGDMANAFLTKFPEDLYSVLSEIADSSEIKAIILKAEGKIFSAGAHFDVMKATDTPYKAKKYLNSLNKAVKKMYDMPQPIIAVVDGAAAGGGANLALSCDFIFASEKAKFLFPFVNLGLMPDTGGLWTLTRLAGVMRTKEIAMRGLTLNAQEAMTYGLVTKIVPSESLFEEAMSMAKEIADKPKFVISTIKSICNKISEMTHEDYCQIEEGIMSVMFFTKDHEEGLNAFLEKRKANFQGEE; translated from the coding sequence ATGGCAATTGTCGAAAAACAATATGAATCTTTTAAAATTGAGCAACAAGAGGATAATATTGCAATTATATCCTTAAACCGAGGTGATATGGCAAATGCTTTCCTGACAAAATTTCCAGAGGATCTATATAGCGTACTTTCAGAAATTGCTGATAGTAGTGAAATTAAGGCTATCATCCTGAAGGCTGAAGGGAAAATTTTCTCTGCGGGAGCACATTTTGACGTAATGAAAGCAACAGATACTCCTTATAAGGCAAAAAAATATTTAAATTCCCTTAATAAAGCAGTTAAAAAAATGTATGATATGCCTCAACCTATTATTGCTGTTGTTGATGGTGCAGCGGCAGGGGGAGGAGCTAATTTGGCTTTATCTTGTGACTTCATCTTCGCTTCTGAGAAGGCTAAATTCCTATTTCCTTTTGTAAATCTTGGTCTTATGCCAGATACAGGTGGACTATGGACTTTAACGAGATTAGCTGGAGTCATGAGAACGAAGGAAATTGCTATGAGGGGGCTTACGCTAAATGCCCAAGAGGCCATGACGTACGGTTTAGTAACAAAGATTGTTCCTTCTGAGAGCCTGTTTGAAGAAGCGATGTCAATGGCTAAAGAAATTGCAGATAAACCCAAATTTGTTATAAGTACAATAAAAAGCATATGCAATAAAATCTCCGAAATGACCCATGAGGATTATTGCCAAATCGAAGAAGGCATAATGAGTGTAATGTTTTTTACGAAAGATCATGAAGAAGGATTAAACGCATTCCTAGAAAAACGAAAAGCAAATTTCCAAGGGGAAGAGTAA